One Vigna unguiculata cultivar IT97K-499-35 chromosome 7, ASM411807v1, whole genome shotgun sequence genomic region harbors:
- the LOC114191459 gene encoding uncharacterized protein LOC114191459, with translation MSRTQSSSSYCNNCVQRSVPASRTQALRPICDCGQAAVVRTARTPRNVSRKFCGCANYKRQSEGGGVSCNFFQWWYEDVDEEKEVLIVNQNMKIEDLENVVKDLKKCFNVLAVVVSIVGLIIVVMLALMLKD, from the exons ATGTCTCGGACCCAATCATCTTCTTCATACTGTAATAACTGCGTGCAGCGTAGTGTTCCCGCTTCTCGCACTCAAGCTTTAAGACCTATTTGCGATTGTGGGCAAGCTGCAGTTGTGCGGACAGCAAGAACTCCGAGAAATGTGAGTAGAAAATTCTGTGGTTGTGCTAACTACAAG CGGCAGAGTGAAGGTGGTGGTGTTTCCTGCAATTTTTTTCAATGGTGGTACGAAGACgttgatgaagaaaaagaagttcttattgtgaaccaaaacatgaaAATAGAAGATCTCGAGAATGTAGTTAAGGATCTGAAAAAATGCTTTAATGTATTAGCCGTAGTTGTTAGTATCGTTGGGTTGATAATCGTTGTGATGTTGGCGTTGATGCTGAAAGATTGA
- the LOC114192148 gene encoding uncharacterized protein LOC114192148 isoform X3, translating to MARRAKSLASDQVEGSFKEQFRRIHDYAYEILRCNPGSTVKVKVDEMQAYAIVEVENKETWKWFLEILVDDLGGPEVCGACTFMSDQQKGLLPAIQELLPGAEQRFCMRHLYSNFRKRFGGQKLKNLMWKAATVTHHVAWERVMIDIKKENEDAFKYLIAIPPRFWSRLRFIRNAVTDTVVNNMTEAFNSVLVDARCKPVISMLEDIRIYMMKRWQSKRQKLEKMEGQIYTKVNSRLQEESKKSRYWIPSCAGGKVFEVAHLSVLGDKYVVNLDTQDCSCRKWMITGTCCHALAAIRFLNLNATDYIPLCFRKSTFEEMYNSIIYPINGQNMWPTTDFLDVMPPHKRIMPGRPKKKRRLEQWELRKDDTQLRKGGHRKRCRVCRELGHNRTNCPQLPTQGQSSQPSDAPPQPTQPSQEPISATQQPTQPSQETIYATTQPNQPSQDPTSAPPQPILPL from the exons ATGGCTCGTAGGGCAAAATCCTTAGCTTCAGATCAAGTGGAAGGGTCATTCAAAGAACAGTTTCGAAGAATACATGATTATGCTTATGAAATTCTGAGATGCAATCCAGGGAGCACAGTCAAAGTTAAAGTGGATGAAATGCAGG CATACGCAATTGTGGAGGTAGAGAACAAAGAGACATGGAAATGGTTTTTGGAAATCCTAGTGGATGATCTAGGAGGACCTGAAGTCTGTGGGGCATGTACATTTATGTCAGATCAACAGAAG GGTCTGTTGCCTGCAATTCAGGAGTTATTACCTGGTGCAGAGCAACGATTTTGTATGAGGCATTTGTACTCTAATTTCAGAAAACGGTTTGGTGGCCAGAAGTTGAAAAACCTAATGTGGAAGGCAGCAACTGTGACACACCATGTGGCTTGGGAAAGGGTAATGATAGATATTAAAAAGGAGAATGAAGATGCTTTCAAGTACCTCATTGCTATACCACCTAG GTTTTGGTCCAGATTAAGATTCATTAGGAATGCTGTGACTGACACAGTAGTAAATAACATGACAGAGGCATTTAACAGTGTGCTTGTTGATGCTAGATGCAAGCCTGTTATCTCAATGTTGGAAGACATACGAATATACATGATGAAGAGGTGGCAATCTAAAAGACAAAAGCTGGAAAAAATGGAAGGGCAAATCTATACTAAAGTAAACAGCAGACTACAAGAAGAATCCAAAAAAAGTAGATACTGGATCCCAAG TTGTGCTGGGGGGAAAGTATTTGAAGTTGCACACCTATCAGTGCTAGGTGACAAGTATGTTGTCAACCTAGACACCCAAGATTGCAGCTGTAGGAAGTGGATGATAACTGGCACGTGCTGCCATGCACTTGCTGCCATCAGGTTCTTGAACTTGAATGCAACAGATTATATCCCCCTATGTTTCAGGAAATCAACTTTTGAAGAGATGTACAACTCCATTATCTACCCTATCAATGGACAAAACATGTGGCCCACCACTGATTTTCTAGATGTCATGCCTCCACATAAAAGGATTATGCCTGGGCGACCCAAGAAAAAGAGAAGGCTGGAACAATGGGAGTTGAGGAAAGATGATACCCAATTACGAAAAGGTGGCCATAGAAAAAGATGCAGAGTTTGTCGTGAACTGGGGCACAATAGAACAAATTGCCCACAACTGCCTACACAAGGACAGTCCTCACAGCCAAGTGATGCTCCTCCACAACCAACCCAGCCATCTCAAGAGCCAATTTCTGCTACTCAACAACCAACCCAGCCATCTCAGGAGACAATTTATGCTACTACACAACCAAACCAGCCATCACAGGACCCAACTTCTGCTCCTCCACAACCAATCCTACCACTCTGA
- the LOC114192148 gene encoding uncharacterized protein LOC114192148 isoform X1: protein MARRAKSLASDQVEGSFKEQFRRIHDYAYEILRCNPGSTVKVKVDEMQGESIFGRFYTCFKACKDAFVLSRPFIGLDGCFLKRKYGGELLTAVAKDANDQMLPLAYAIVEVENKETWKWFLEILVDDLGGPEVCGACTFMSDQQKGLLPAIQELLPGAEQRFCMRHLYSNFRKRFGGQKLKNLMWKAATVTHHVAWERVMIDIKKENEDAFKYLIAIPPRFWSRLRFIRNAVTDTVVNNMTEAFNSVLVDARCKPVISMLEDIRIYMMKRWQSKRQKLEKMEGQIYTKVNSRLQEESKKSRYWIPSCAGGKVFEVAHLSVLGDKYVVNLDTQDCSCRKWMITGTCCHALAAIRFLNLNATDYIPLCFRKSTFEEMYNSIIYPINGQNMWPTTDFLDVMPPHKRIMPGRPKKKRRLEQWELRKDDTQLRKGGHRKRCRVCRELGHNRTNCPQLPTQGQSSQPSDAPPQPTQPSQEPISATQQPTQPSQETIYATTQPNQPSQDPTSAPPQPILPL, encoded by the exons ATGGCTCGTAGGGCAAAATCCTTAGCTTCAGATCAAGTGGAAGGGTCATTCAAAGAACAGTTTCGAAGAATACATGATTATGCTTATGAAATTCTGAGATGCAATCCAGGGAGCACAGTCAAAGTTAAAGTGGATGAAATGCAGGGTGAGTCTATTTTTGGTAGGTTTTACACATGTTTCAAAGCATGCAAAGATGCTTTTGTGCTTTCTCGCCCCTTTATTGGGTTGGATGGTTGCTTCCTCAAAAGGAAATATGGGGGCGAGTTGCTAACTGCAGTGGCCAAGGATGCTAACGACCAAATGCTTCCTCTAGCATACGCAATTGTGGAGGTAGAGAACAAAGAGACATGGAAATGGTTTTTGGAAATCCTAGTGGATGATCTAGGAGGACCTGAAGTCTGTGGGGCATGTACATTTATGTCAGATCAACAGAAG GGTCTGTTGCCTGCAATTCAGGAGTTATTACCTGGTGCAGAGCAACGATTTTGTATGAGGCATTTGTACTCTAATTTCAGAAAACGGTTTGGTGGCCAGAAGTTGAAAAACCTAATGTGGAAGGCAGCAACTGTGACACACCATGTGGCTTGGGAAAGGGTAATGATAGATATTAAAAAGGAGAATGAAGATGCTTTCAAGTACCTCATTGCTATACCACCTAG GTTTTGGTCCAGATTAAGATTCATTAGGAATGCTGTGACTGACACAGTAGTAAATAACATGACAGAGGCATTTAACAGTGTGCTTGTTGATGCTAGATGCAAGCCTGTTATCTCAATGTTGGAAGACATACGAATATACATGATGAAGAGGTGGCAATCTAAAAGACAAAAGCTGGAAAAAATGGAAGGGCAAATCTATACTAAAGTAAACAGCAGACTACAAGAAGAATCCAAAAAAAGTAGATACTGGATCCCAAG TTGTGCTGGGGGGAAAGTATTTGAAGTTGCACACCTATCAGTGCTAGGTGACAAGTATGTTGTCAACCTAGACACCCAAGATTGCAGCTGTAGGAAGTGGATGATAACTGGCACGTGCTGCCATGCACTTGCTGCCATCAGGTTCTTGAACTTGAATGCAACAGATTATATCCCCCTATGTTTCAGGAAATCAACTTTTGAAGAGATGTACAACTCCATTATCTACCCTATCAATGGACAAAACATGTGGCCCACCACTGATTTTCTAGATGTCATGCCTCCACATAAAAGGATTATGCCTGGGCGACCCAAGAAAAAGAGAAGGCTGGAACAATGGGAGTTGAGGAAAGATGATACCCAATTACGAAAAGGTGGCCATAGAAAAAGATGCAGAGTTTGTCGTGAACTGGGGCACAATAGAACAAATTGCCCACAACTGCCTACACAAGGACAGTCCTCACAGCCAAGTGATGCTCCTCCACAACCAACCCAGCCATCTCAAGAGCCAATTTCTGCTACTCAACAACCAACCCAGCCATCTCAGGAGACAATTTATGCTACTACACAACCAAACCAGCCATCACAGGACCCAACTTCTGCTCCTCCACAACCAATCCTACCACTCTGA
- the LOC114192148 gene encoding uncharacterized protein LOC114192148 isoform X2 has translation MARRAKSLASDQVEGSFKEQFRRIHDYAYEILRCNPGSTVKVKVDEMQGESIFGRFYTCFKACKDAFVLSRPFIGLDGCFLKRKYGGELLTAVAKDANDQMLPLAYAIVEVENKETWKWFLEILVDDLGGPEVCGACTFMSDQQKGLLPAIQELLPGAEQRFCMRHLYSNFRKRFGGQKLKNLMWKAATVTHHVAWERVMIDIKKENEDAFKYLIAIPPRCKPVISMLEDIRIYMMKRWQSKRQKLEKMEGQIYTKVNSRLQEESKKSRYWIPSCAGGKVFEVAHLSVLGDKYVVNLDTQDCSCRKWMITGTCCHALAAIRFLNLNATDYIPLCFRKSTFEEMYNSIIYPINGQNMWPTTDFLDVMPPHKRIMPGRPKKKRRLEQWELRKDDTQLRKGGHRKRCRVCRELGHNRTNCPQLPTQGQSSQPSDAPPQPTQPSQEPISATQQPTQPSQETIYATTQPNQPSQDPTSAPPQPILPL, from the exons ATGGCTCGTAGGGCAAAATCCTTAGCTTCAGATCAAGTGGAAGGGTCATTCAAAGAACAGTTTCGAAGAATACATGATTATGCTTATGAAATTCTGAGATGCAATCCAGGGAGCACAGTCAAAGTTAAAGTGGATGAAATGCAGGGTGAGTCTATTTTTGGTAGGTTTTACACATGTTTCAAAGCATGCAAAGATGCTTTTGTGCTTTCTCGCCCCTTTATTGGGTTGGATGGTTGCTTCCTCAAAAGGAAATATGGGGGCGAGTTGCTAACTGCAGTGGCCAAGGATGCTAACGACCAAATGCTTCCTCTAGCATACGCAATTGTGGAGGTAGAGAACAAAGAGACATGGAAATGGTTTTTGGAAATCCTAGTGGATGATCTAGGAGGACCTGAAGTCTGTGGGGCATGTACATTTATGTCAGATCAACAGAAG GGTCTGTTGCCTGCAATTCAGGAGTTATTACCTGGTGCAGAGCAACGATTTTGTATGAGGCATTTGTACTCTAATTTCAGAAAACGGTTTGGTGGCCAGAAGTTGAAAAACCTAATGTGGAAGGCAGCAACTGTGACACACCATGTGGCTTGGGAAAGGGTAATGATAGATATTAAAAAGGAGAATGAAGATGCTTTCAAGTACCTCATTGCTATACCACCTAG ATGCAAGCCTGTTATCTCAATGTTGGAAGACATACGAATATACATGATGAAGAGGTGGCAATCTAAAAGACAAAAGCTGGAAAAAATGGAAGGGCAAATCTATACTAAAGTAAACAGCAGACTACAAGAAGAATCCAAAAAAAGTAGATACTGGATCCCAAG TTGTGCTGGGGGGAAAGTATTTGAAGTTGCACACCTATCAGTGCTAGGTGACAAGTATGTTGTCAACCTAGACACCCAAGATTGCAGCTGTAGGAAGTGGATGATAACTGGCACGTGCTGCCATGCACTTGCTGCCATCAGGTTCTTGAACTTGAATGCAACAGATTATATCCCCCTATGTTTCAGGAAATCAACTTTTGAAGAGATGTACAACTCCATTATCTACCCTATCAATGGACAAAACATGTGGCCCACCACTGATTTTCTAGATGTCATGCCTCCACATAAAAGGATTATGCCTGGGCGACCCAAGAAAAAGAGAAGGCTGGAACAATGGGAGTTGAGGAAAGATGATACCCAATTACGAAAAGGTGGCCATAGAAAAAGATGCAGAGTTTGTCGTGAACTGGGGCACAATAGAACAAATTGCCCACAACTGCCTACACAAGGACAGTCCTCACAGCCAAGTGATGCTCCTCCACAACCAACCCAGCCATCTCAAGAGCCAATTTCTGCTACTCAACAACCAACCCAGCCATCTCAGGAGACAATTTATGCTACTACACAACCAAACCAGCCATCACAGGACCCAACTTCTGCTCCTCCACAACCAATCCTACCACTCTGA